One Sinorhizobium mexicanum genomic region harbors:
- a CDS encoding 2-hydroxyacid dehydrogenase gives MRPEIIVRIQFPSAALEMFAQHFTVHYSPSLEEFEKAIEEFPETRALVTNGSIGVTGDQLRRLKKLEMVLTQGVGYENVDMAAVKELGLVLTTGKGTNAFSVADHGMALLLAIARNIPSIDRRVRQGDWLKSRGPQPLAWKKRLGILGLGEIGLQIAQRAAGFDMQISYHNRSKRSDVSYAYKETPLELARDSDFVIVVMPGGPETRGLVGREFLDALGPKGHLINIGRGSIVDTDELIKALHEKRIAGAALDVVAGEPVVTQELIGAPNLIITPHMAGRSPESVSEAMNRVVNNLRAHFAGEPLVSQIA, from the coding sequence ATGAGGCCGGAAATTATCGTTCGGATTCAGTTCCCGTCCGCGGCATTGGAGATGTTCGCACAGCACTTTACCGTTCACTATTCCCCCTCTCTGGAAGAATTCGAAAAGGCCATCGAGGAGTTTCCTGAGACCCGTGCCCTGGTCACGAATGGTTCGATCGGTGTCACCGGCGATCAGCTTCGCCGGCTGAAGAAGCTGGAGATGGTACTGACCCAGGGCGTCGGCTACGAGAATGTCGACATGGCTGCCGTGAAGGAGCTCGGGCTGGTGCTGACCACGGGCAAGGGCACTAACGCCTTTTCCGTTGCTGATCACGGTATGGCGCTGCTGCTGGCGATTGCCCGCAACATTCCGTCGATAGACAGACGCGTGCGCCAGGGCGACTGGCTAAAATCGCGCGGCCCGCAGCCACTCGCCTGGAAGAAGCGGCTCGGCATATTGGGTCTCGGTGAAATCGGGCTGCAGATCGCGCAGCGAGCGGCCGGGTTCGACATGCAGATCAGCTACCACAATCGCAGCAAACGCAGCGATGTGAGCTACGCATACAAGGAGACGCCCCTGGAACTCGCCAGGGACAGCGACTTCGTCATCGTCGTCATGCCGGGTGGGCCCGAAACAAGAGGGCTGGTCGGGAGGGAATTCCTCGATGCGCTGGGGCCGAAGGGGCATCTCATCAATATCGGCCGCGGCTCCATCGTCGACACCGACGAGCTGATCAAGGCACTCCATGAGAAGCGTATCGCAGGAGCGGCACTCGACGTGGTGGCGGGAGAGCCGGTGGTGACGCAGGAACTCATCGGCGCGCCGAACCTCATCATCACGCCGCATATGGCGGGCCGCTCGCCTGAATCCGTCTCCGAAGCCATGAACCGCGTCGTCAATAATCTCAGGGCACACTTCGCCGGCGAACCTTTGGTGTCGCAGATCGCGTGA
- a CDS encoding NAD(P)-dependent oxidoreductase, whose protein sequence is MTKIAFIGFGEAAQAMASGLAEEPGVSALSAFDIRFADGAQAPALSAKAAEWKVSTHAQIGEAVAAADIVLSLVVGSAAVHVGAEAGRVLKADQIFVDLNSISPDAKKKVGEALAQGGKAAFVEGAVMARVPPYKHKVPILLAGAAAERAAALLTKAGMDIEAVGTQIGQACAVKMIRSVIVKGVEALLIESLTAAEKAGVRERILDSISETFPGIDWRQTATYYIGRTQQHGARRVTEMKEAAATLESLGLRPVLSLAISETIKAAHEKLKASGLAFDKDYTELLAALAAEDEKAGGKAA, encoded by the coding sequence ATGACAAAGATAGCCTTCATCGGTTTCGGAGAGGCCGCACAGGCCATGGCTTCGGGGCTCGCGGAGGAGCCGGGGGTTTCTGCTCTGTCTGCATTCGACATCCGTTTCGCAGACGGGGCGCAAGCGCCGGCACTTTCGGCCAAGGCGGCGGAGTGGAAGGTTTCCACTCATGCGCAGATCGGCGAGGCGGTTGCGGCCGCGGATATCGTCCTTTCCCTCGTCGTCGGCTCAGCCGCGGTGCATGTCGGTGCCGAGGCGGGCAGGGTGCTGAAAGCTGATCAGATCTTCGTCGACCTGAACTCGATTTCGCCAGACGCCAAAAAGAAGGTGGGGGAGGCGCTGGCACAGGGGGGAAAGGCTGCCTTCGTCGAAGGCGCGGTCATGGCGCGGGTGCCGCCATACAAACACAAAGTTCCGATCCTGCTCGCTGGCGCGGCGGCCGAGCGTGCCGCAGCCCTTTTGACGAAGGCCGGCATGGACATCGAGGCGGTGGGGACCCAAATCGGCCAGGCATGTGCTGTGAAGATGATCCGCAGTGTCATCGTCAAGGGCGTGGAAGCACTGCTGATCGAGAGCCTGACGGCTGCGGAAAAGGCCGGCGTGCGGGAGCGCATTCTGGATTCGATCTCCGAGACCTTCCCCGGAATCGACTGGCGACAGACGGCCACCTACTACATCGGCCGCACGCAGCAGCACGGCGCGCGCCGTGTCACGGAAATGAAGGAGGCGGCCGCAACGCTGGAAAGCCTTGGGCTCAGGCCTGTTCTTTCCCTGGCTATTTCGGAAACGATCAAAGCCGCTCATGAAAAGCTGAAGGCATCGGGACTCGCCTTCGACAAGGATTACACCGAATTACTCGCCGCTCTTGCGGCAGAAGATGAAAAAGCGGGAGGCAAAGCAGCATGA
- a CDS encoding HpcH/HpaI aldolase family protein: MPANLLKERLKSGEPTFVFSVRMSRTVNIVSLAQATGYHGLYVDLQHSSISIDTAAQICTTALHSEVTAFVRVPSLEPGLISRVLDAGSQGILAPDIRSAADAKALVKAALIAPKGDRSVGGGIPNPRFRGLSGGALAGAINDATLLIAMIETEEGVAAAADIIGVDGIDAIQIGSNDLTTSMGIPGQYKHERVQEAYRKVIEACKAAGKPLIIGGIRKSDELEPYVRMGAARCYFTGADSVFMVEGAKMFLNEAKNADATITG; encoded by the coding sequence ATGCCGGCGAATCTACTCAAGGAACGACTGAAATCAGGTGAACCCACGTTCGTCTTTTCCGTGCGCATGTCGCGCACCGTGAACATAGTCTCGCTGGCACAGGCTACAGGCTACCACGGGCTTTATGTGGATCTGCAGCACAGTTCGATCTCGATCGACACCGCGGCGCAGATCTGCACGACGGCTCTTCATAGCGAGGTCACGGCCTTCGTGCGCGTGCCGAGCCTTGAGCCCGGCCTGATCTCGCGCGTTCTCGATGCGGGTTCGCAGGGCATTCTCGCGCCGGACATCCGCTCTGCCGCCGACGCGAAAGCTCTGGTCAAGGCGGCACTGATTGCACCGAAGGGCGACCGCTCGGTCGGTGGCGGCATTCCCAATCCGCGCTTCAGGGGGCTTTCCGGCGGCGCGCTGGCGGGTGCGATCAACGACGCGACCCTGCTCATCGCGATGATCGAGACGGAGGAAGGCGTGGCGGCAGCAGCCGACATTATCGGCGTAGACGGCATCGATGCCATCCAGATCGGCAGCAACGATCTCACCACCTCTATGGGCATTCCCGGTCAATACAAACACGAACGCGTCCAGGAAGCCTATCGCAAGGTGATCGAGGCCTGCAAGGCAGCCGGAAAGCCGCTGATCATCGGAGGCATCCGCAAGAGCGACGAACTCGAGCCCTATGTTCGAATGGGCGCGGCGCGCTGCTACTTCACGGGCGCGGACAGCGTCTTCATGGTCGAGGGCGCGAAGATGTTCCTCAACGAAGCCAAGAATGCCGACGCGACCATCACCGGCTGA
- a CDS encoding mandelate racemase/muconate lactonizing enzyme family protein: MKISGFETLYCNAGWRNLSFLKITTDEGLVGWSEFPENHINNVLSPLVGHLTQQIVGEDPRRIHPLIDRLRRASWGVPFGAVSRAIGAIENALVDIKAKSMGVPAYELIGGMMRDSIRMYWSHCGSYHVTNWKDLGVPRITSLDDVKMLGRQVRESGYHALKTNLMMFDKPEPYMYRPGFAGGSGDPDRNPTRAAISAAVDQMAAFREGAGPEVGIKLDINFNFRPEGYLRMARALEPLDLEWLEIDNFDAKAVAQVRRGSNIPIASCETLSGRRQLRPFLEENAVDVVIIDVPWNGIYEAMRMAALADAFEVNVATHNFCGPIATLISAHFCAAVPNFRVMEMDVVQVPWTNELITQAPRIENGHMRLPGGPGWGADIDEEALKAYPPVAAKH, translated from the coding sequence ATGAAGATCAGCGGCTTTGAAACGCTTTACTGCAACGCCGGATGGCGCAATCTCTCCTTTCTCAAGATCACCACGGACGAGGGGCTCGTCGGCTGGTCGGAGTTTCCCGAGAACCATATCAACAATGTGCTCTCGCCCTTGGTAGGCCATCTCACGCAGCAGATTGTGGGCGAGGATCCTCGCCGCATCCATCCGCTGATCGATCGCCTGCGGCGTGCTAGCTGGGGCGTGCCCTTTGGTGCGGTTTCCCGCGCCATAGGGGCGATCGAGAATGCGCTGGTCGACATCAAGGCAAAATCGATGGGCGTGCCAGCCTATGAACTGATCGGCGGCATGATGCGTGACAGTATCCGCATGTATTGGTCGCATTGCGGCTCCTACCATGTCACCAACTGGAAAGACCTCGGAGTGCCGCGGATAACGTCGCTCGACGACGTCAAGATGCTTGGGCGCCAAGTGCGGGAATCGGGCTATCACGCGTTGAAAACGAACCTGATGATGTTCGACAAGCCCGAGCCCTATATGTATCGGCCGGGCTTTGCCGGCGGTTCAGGCGATCCCGACCGCAACCCGACGCGGGCGGCGATTTCCGCCGCCGTCGATCAGATGGCTGCCTTCCGCGAAGGCGCCGGGCCGGAGGTCGGTATCAAGCTCGACATCAATTTCAATTTCCGCCCCGAAGGCTATCTGCGTATGGCTCGGGCACTCGAACCGCTCGACCTCGAATGGCTGGAGATCGACAATTTCGACGCCAAGGCCGTTGCGCAGGTCCGGCGCGGCAGCAATATCCCGATAGCATCCTGCGAGACGCTGAGCGGCAGGCGGCAGTTGCGGCCTTTCCTGGAGGAGAATGCCGTGGATGTCGTCATCATCGACGTGCCCTGGAACGGCATATACGAGGCGATGCGAATGGCCGCCCTTGCCGACGCCTTCGAGGTCAATGTCGCCACGCATAATTTCTGCGGTCCGATCGCGACGCTGATCAGCGCGCATTTCTGCGCCGCCGTCCCGAATTTCCGGGTGATGGAAATGGACGTGGTACAGGTTCCCTGGACCAATGAACTGATCACCCAGGCTCCTCGCATTGAGAATGGCCACATGCGCCTGCCCGGTGGTCCGGGCTGGGGCGCCGACATCGACGAGGAAGCGCTCAAAGCCTATCCTCCTGTCGCCGCCAAACACTAG
- a CDS encoding tripartite tricarboxylate transporter substrate binding protein has product MRCCVALLTALTVAAWTSAAQAEYPGGKVITYIVPFAPGGGADVGVRIAEPFLEKCVGGDIVVIDKPGAGGTLGMIDIAAAAPDGYTIGSLLTPNLPVGTIAVNAPRYTMESFDYLANLVSTRVAISAKKGGRFKTIQDLLAAAKTSPIQAAITQAGADDHLVLLRLMEATGAKFDFIPMVESPQARNAVMGGHVEILGLSVTESANFKDQLETLAVAGTERFSGLPDVPTLKEIGYDITGGNTFLVGAPKGLPPEIKDKLNKCFQQVAEDPAYRQAIAQRNFIFTPMNAKETETFAKGEYTALKRIWDTSPWIK; this is encoded by the coding sequence ATGAGATGTTGCGTTGCGCTGCTGACCGCATTGACGGTCGCGGCTTGGACGAGTGCCGCGCAGGCGGAATATCCGGGCGGTAAGGTCATTACCTATATCGTGCCCTTTGCGCCGGGCGGCGGCGCTGATGTCGGTGTGCGGATCGCCGAACCTTTTCTGGAGAAATGCGTCGGCGGCGATATCGTCGTGATCGACAAGCCCGGTGCCGGCGGCACGCTTGGCATGATCGATATCGCCGCGGCTGCGCCGGACGGTTATACGATCGGCTCTCTCCTGACGCCGAACCTGCCTGTCGGGACCATCGCTGTGAATGCACCCCGCTACACGATGGAAAGCTTCGACTATCTCGCCAATCTTGTGAGCACGCGCGTCGCGATCAGCGCCAAGAAGGGAGGCAGGTTCAAGACGATCCAGGATCTGCTGGCAGCGGCCAAGACCAGTCCCATCCAGGCTGCGATTACCCAGGCCGGTGCCGATGACCATCTGGTTCTTCTTCGCCTGATGGAGGCGACCGGCGCGAAATTCGATTTCATTCCGATGGTGGAGTCGCCCCAGGCGCGAAACGCGGTAATGGGCGGCCATGTCGAGATTCTCGGTCTCTCGGTGACGGAGAGCGCCAATTTCAAGGATCAGCTCGAAACCCTGGCCGTTGCGGGTACCGAGCGATTTTCCGGTCTTCCGGACGTGCCCACTCTGAAGGAGATCGGCTACGACATTACGGGCGGGAATACCTTCTTGGTCGGCGCCCCGAAGGGCCTGCCACCGGAAATCAAGGACAAGCTCAACAAGTGCTTTCAGCAGGTGGCCGAAGATCCGGCCTACCGGCAGGCGATCGCTCAGCGCAACTTCATCTTCACGCCGATGAACGCCAAGGAGACGGAGACGTTCGCGAAGGGCGAATACACGGCTCTCAAGCGCATCTGGGATACCAGTCCCTGGATCAAATGA
- a CDS encoding tripartite tricarboxylate transporter substrate binding protein, with protein MNVIPTMFGAALMVAAGIGTAAAEYPDHPITFLIPFGAGGGTDVGVRTAVPYLERCIGNGATIVVENKPGASGQLGFAHLATSNPDGYMISTLNAPNVEVGAITGTSYTLDKFDLLGNIVGTNVTLAVSKSSNIQTLDDLIKVAKESSTPMNLGTASIAADDHLMALRFAKMAGVRFTTLPLESAGGVRNAVIGGHVQVGSISNTETAPYLDQLRVLAVAAPQRVKELPDVPTFRELGYDLVAGSNHVLGIRAGTPEPIRAKLAGCIAQVAKDPGFLEEAKKRSIALNVMSDSEVKEFISKEDADLRALWKSDPWQ; from the coding sequence ATGAACGTCATACCGACAATGTTCGGCGCAGCATTGATGGTCGCAGCGGGCATCGGCACCGCGGCGGCTGAATATCCTGATCATCCCATCACATTCCTGATCCCGTTCGGAGCCGGCGGCGGCACCGATGTCGGCGTTCGCACGGCGGTTCCCTATCTCGAGCGCTGCATCGGCAACGGTGCGACGATCGTCGTCGAGAACAAGCCTGGTGCAAGTGGCCAGCTCGGCTTTGCCCACCTCGCGACCTCAAACCCCGACGGGTACATGATTTCGACGCTGAATGCGCCAAACGTCGAAGTCGGCGCCATCACCGGGACCAGTTATACGCTCGACAAGTTCGATCTGCTCGGAAACATCGTCGGGACCAATGTGACGCTGGCAGTCAGCAAGAGCAGCAACATCCAGACGCTCGATGATCTCATAAAGGTGGCGAAGGAAAGTTCGACCCCGATGAACCTCGGAACGGCTTCGATTGCCGCGGACGACCACCTCATGGCGTTGCGCTTCGCCAAGATGGCTGGTGTCAGGTTTACGACGCTGCCGCTCGAAAGCGCTGGCGGCGTACGCAATGCCGTCATCGGCGGCCATGTTCAGGTCGGCAGCATCTCCAACACGGAAACCGCACCCTATCTCGACCAGCTGCGGGTTCTGGCGGTCGCCGCCCCTCAACGCGTCAAGGAACTGCCCGACGTTCCTACCTTCCGCGAGCTTGGATACGACCTCGTGGCTGGCTCCAATCACGTGCTCGGCATTCGAGCCGGCACGCCGGAGCCGATCCGCGCCAAGCTTGCCGGCTGCATTGCGCAGGTGGCCAAGGATCCGGGCTTTCTGGAAGAGGCGAAAAAGCGCTCCATCGCCCTTAACGTCATGAGTGATAGCGAGGTCAAGGAGTTCATCTCCAAGGAGGATGCGGATCTTCGGGCGCTCTGGAAGTCTGATCCCTGGCAATGA
- a CDS encoding enolase C-terminal domain-like protein, with protein MKITDLTVTMFERAIPKASYGRHTMPGSGKVCLGLVTVSADDGVQGHAFLGSPVRTAELDAASLIIALKSVVIGRDPLQREAIYKDLARRAGLSSWRCVGAIDVALWDIAGKVAGLPIYQLIGGFREKAPAYASSPGWANVESYIEEARAVKAHGYAAYKVHPPRLDPQEDLAVARAVREAVGDDYRLMFDATGVYNYPQALMVGRELESLGYHWFEDPLPFEDIYNYTKLKQKLDIQVMATELSPGAFHAYEPWVSQKATDALRGDVALKGGITACLKTAHLAEAFRLNYELHHGGNSLNNVANLHLFCAIPNTDYFEVVLPDEAQKCGLIDDLQVGSDGFVHVPKKPGLGVDIDFELIEHSKIRVLS; from the coding sequence ATGAAGATCACCGATCTTACCGTGACGATGTTCGAACGAGCCATTCCGAAGGCTTCCTATGGCCGCCACACAATGCCGGGTTCGGGCAAGGTTTGCCTCGGCCTGGTGACTGTCTCCGCGGATGACGGCGTTCAGGGCCACGCGTTCCTGGGCTCGCCGGTGCGCACGGCCGAACTCGATGCGGCATCCCTCATCATCGCGTTGAAATCCGTGGTTATCGGGCGGGATCCCCTGCAGCGGGAAGCGATATACAAGGACCTGGCACGCCGCGCAGGGCTGTCGAGCTGGCGATGCGTCGGCGCCATCGATGTGGCGCTATGGGATATCGCCGGCAAGGTCGCCGGCCTGCCCATCTACCAGCTGATCGGCGGCTTCCGGGAAAAGGCTCCGGCCTATGCCAGCTCGCCGGGCTGGGCCAATGTCGAAAGCTATATCGAGGAAGCGCGGGCGGTGAAAGCGCATGGCTATGCCGCCTATAAAGTCCATCCGCCCCGGCTCGATCCCCAAGAGGATCTGGCGGTGGCAAGAGCGGTTCGCGAGGCCGTTGGCGACGACTACCGGCTGATGTTCGACGCCACGGGCGTCTATAATTATCCGCAGGCACTGATGGTCGGCCGCGAGCTGGAATCGCTCGGCTATCATTGGTTCGAGGACCCGCTGCCCTTCGAGGACATCTACAACTACACCAAGCTCAAGCAGAAGCTCGATATCCAGGTCATGGCGACGGAACTTTCGCCCGGCGCCTTTCACGCCTACGAGCCCTGGGTGTCGCAGAAGGCAACCGATGCGCTTCGCGGCGACGTCGCGCTGAAAGGCGGGATCACCGCCTGCCTGAAAACGGCCCATCTTGCAGAAGCCTTCCGGCTGAACTACGAGCTCCACCACGGCGGCAATTCGCTGAACAATGTCGCCAACCTGCACCTCTTCTGTGCGATTCCGAATACAGACTATTTCGAGGTCGTTCTGCCTGACGAGGCGCAGAAATGCGGCTTGATTGACGATCTGCAGGTTGGATCTGACGGCTTCGTTCACGTGCCGAAGAAGCCCGGCCTCGGCGTCGACATCGACTTCGAGCTCATCGAGCACTCGAAAATCCGGGTCCTCAGCTGA
- a CDS encoding NAD(P)-dependent oxidoreductase — protein sequence MKLAFIGFGEAAQSMAAGFRNEASLEGLAAYDIRLHDAAYGPGLKAKAEELGVCLAASIQETTGGAAVVLSMVQGSAAPKVADSVAPYLQPGQIFIDLNSISPDAKQRVADAIFMGGVGACVEGAIMDAVKPRRHKVPILLAGPLAEEAADKLNAVGMVCEAIGDRIGQACSVKMIRSVMMKGVEALILESMLAAETAGVTERILDSVNVTFAGLDWRKLTSHYLKRTHEHGLRRVSEMKESAMTLETLGMEPRMSLAIAETIASGYASLKDVPYDPNAQYPELLNVLAARKAD from the coding sequence ATGAAACTTGCTTTCATCGGCTTCGGCGAAGCGGCGCAGTCTATGGCCGCTGGTTTCAGGAACGAGGCAAGCCTCGAGGGGCTGGCCGCCTATGATATCCGCCTGCACGACGCCGCCTATGGCCCGGGACTGAAAGCCAAAGCCGAAGAGCTCGGTGTTTGTCTCGCCGCCTCCATTCAAGAAACGACGGGAGGAGCGGCGGTTGTGCTATCGATGGTGCAGGGATCGGCGGCCCCGAAAGTCGCCGACTCTGTAGCACCGTACCTGCAGCCCGGGCAGATATTCATCGATCTCAACTCGATATCGCCCGATGCCAAACAGCGTGTCGCCGATGCGATCTTCATGGGCGGCGTGGGCGCTTGCGTCGAAGGCGCAATCATGGACGCGGTGAAGCCGCGGCGTCACAAGGTGCCCATCCTGCTTGCCGGCCCCCTCGCTGAGGAGGCAGCGGACAAGCTTAATGCGGTGGGGATGGTCTGCGAGGCGATCGGCGACAGGATCGGCCAGGCCTGCTCTGTCAAGATGATCCGCAGCGTCATGATGAAAGGTGTCGAGGCGCTGATCCTGGAGAGCATGCTGGCTGCCGAAACCGCCGGCGTAACGGAACGCATCCTCGATTCCGTCAACGTCACCTTCGCGGGGCTCGATTGGCGCAAGCTTACCTCGCATTACCTCAAGCGCACGCACGAACACGGCCTGCGACGCGTCTCCGAAATGAAGGAATCCGCCATGACGCTGGAGACGCTTGGGATGGAACCGCGGATGTCACTGGCGATCGCCGAGACGATCGCGTCCGGCTATGCGAGTTTGAAGGACGTGCCCTACGACCCCAACGCACAATATCCCGAACTGCTCAACGTGCTGGCCGCACGCAAGGCCGATTGA
- a CDS encoding peptidyl-alpha-hydroxyglycine alpha-amidating lyase family protein encodes MTVILGEGDYRYSVQRGWGRLPGGWSLNEVGGVGVDARDRVYVFNRGEHPMVVFDREGNFLSSWGEGIFKRPHAIHMGPDDTIFCTDDGDHTVRKCTLDGKVLLTIGVPGQPSPYMSLRPFCRCTHTACAPNGDIYVSDGYGNACVHKYTADGRYLKSWGTPGTQPGQFNIPHNITCDADGWVYVADRESHRIQVFDGEGRYETQWNNLHRPSGLYMPLGSCPICYVGEAGPTMNINRKVPNLGARVSILDHRGRTLAQLGDVQAGNDPGQFLSPHGISVDSEGSIYVGEVSRTAWGNLNPGVPAPEPLHCLTKLTKIR; translated from the coding sequence ATGACGGTGATATTAGGGGAGGGGGACTACCGCTATTCCGTGCAGCGCGGTTGGGGGCGCCTTCCTGGCGGCTGGTCCCTCAACGAGGTCGGTGGTGTGGGGGTGGATGCCCGCGATCGCGTCTACGTTTTCAACAGAGGCGAGCACCCGATGGTCGTCTTCGATCGCGAAGGCAATTTCCTTTCATCCTGGGGCGAGGGTATCTTCAAGCGTCCTCATGCGATCCATATGGGACCCGATGACACGATCTTCTGCACGGATGACGGAGATCACACGGTCCGAAAATGCACGCTCGACGGCAAGGTGCTGCTGACGATCGGCGTACCCGGCCAGCCATCACCCTATATGAGTCTCAGGCCCTTCTGCCGCTGCACTCACACGGCGTGCGCGCCAAACGGGGACATTTACGTCTCGGACGGATATGGCAATGCCTGCGTTCACAAATATACTGCTGACGGCCGCTACTTGAAGAGCTGGGGAACTCCCGGCACTCAGCCGGGCCAGTTCAACATTCCGCACAACATCACCTGCGACGCGGATGGCTGGGTCTACGTCGCCGATCGCGAGAGCCATCGCATCCAGGTATTCGATGGTGAAGGCCGATACGAAACCCAGTGGAACAACCTCCATCGGCCGAGCGGCCTTTACATGCCGCTGGGTTCCTGTCCGATCTGCTATGTCGGCGAGGCCGGGCCGACCATGAACATCAATCGCAAAGTTCCCAATCTCGGCGCCCGCGTGAGCATTCTCGACCACAGGGGGCGGACGCTTGCGCAACTCGGCGACGTCCAGGCCGGGAACGATCCCGGTCAATTCCTCTCGCCGCACGGAATATCCGTCGACTCCGAAGGCAGCATCTATGTCGGCGAAGTCTCGCGAACAGCGTGGGGCAACCTCAACCCGGGCGTGCCGGCGCCGGAGCCATTGCATTGCCTGACCAAGCTCACCAAGATCCGATAG
- a CDS encoding thiamine pyrophosphate-binding protein yields MSDEQQGAAWPHTIYRLLREAKVRQISYVPDGGHKELIQHCTDDADMRTISLTTEQDGIGLASGAWLGGVRSAMLMQSSGVGNCINALSLIKNCQFPFLTFVTMRGDFGEANNWQMAMGQATPVVLGAMGMVCLRIEHAEEVEETVSAALRMSFLASQSIAVLLSQRLVGAKIFK; encoded by the coding sequence ATGTCGGATGAACAGCAGGGCGCGGCCTGGCCGCACACGATCTACCGGCTTTTGAGAGAAGCCAAGGTAAGGCAGATTTCCTATGTCCCGGATGGCGGGCACAAGGAGCTGATCCAGCATTGCACGGACGACGCGGACATGCGGACGATATCGTTGACTACCGAGCAGGACGGCATCGGTTTGGCTTCAGGCGCCTGGTTGGGCGGAGTCCGCAGCGCGATGCTGATGCAGTCGAGCGGCGTAGGCAACTGCATCAATGCGTTGAGCCTCATCAAGAACTGCCAGTTCCCCTTCCTGACCTTCGTCACCATGCGAGGCGATTTCGGCGAGGCGAATAACTGGCAAATGGCCATGGGACAGGCGACGCCCGTGGTTCTCGGCGCGATGGGTATGGTTTGCTTGCGAATCGAGCATGCCGAAGAGGTCGAGGAAACGGTGAGCGCAGCCTTGCGCATGTCTTTCCTCGCGTCACAATCGATCGCCGTCCTGTTGTCCCAGCGCCTGGTCGGCGCCAAGATCTTCAAATGA
- a CDS encoding thiamine pyrophosphate-dependent enzyme — MTNTNTLSRRAAVKHILADRGDALTVSSLGGPSYDVAAVQVDFDGDFPLGGAMGQATMVGLGLALSQPRRRVIIFAGDGEMLMSLGSLATIGAEKPDNLAIVVIDNEHYAETGMQRTHTGRGVDIAAVAAACGFATVRTVRSLADLEEATPLIHSAPGPVFVTLKVSNEVGELFPRNRDGVWQKGQFRRALLGHV, encoded by the coding sequence ATGACGAACACGAATACGCTCAGCCGCCGCGCCGCGGTAAAACATATCCTCGCCGATCGGGGCGATGCCTTGACCGTATCGAGCCTCGGCGGTCCCTCCTACGACGTGGCAGCCGTACAGGTGGATTTCGACGGGGATTTTCCGCTCGGCGGCGCCATGGGCCAGGCGACGATGGTCGGCCTCGGGCTTGCCCTGTCGCAACCCAGGCGTCGCGTCATCATCTTTGCCGGCGACGGCGAGATGTTGATGAGCCTCGGCTCGCTCGCCACCATTGGTGCCGAAAAGCCGGACAACCTCGCTATCGTCGTCATTGACAACGAGCATTATGCAGAGACCGGCATGCAACGCACCCATACCGGTCGCGGCGTCGATATTGCAGCTGTCGCGGCGGCGTGCGGTTTCGCAACCGTACGCACCGTAAGAAGCCTGGCGGATCTGGAGGAAGCCACTCCTCTCATCCATTCGGCTCCGGGCCCGGTCTTTGTCACGCTCAAGGTCAGCAATGAGGTGGGCGAGCTTTTCCCCCGTAATCGCGACGGCGTTTGGCAGAAAGGCCAGTTTCGGCGGGCGCTTTTGGGCCATGTCTGA